One window from the genome of Cryptomeria japonica chromosome 6, Sugi_1.0, whole genome shotgun sequence encodes:
- the LOC131069988 gene encoding probable xyloglucan galactosyltransferase GT19 gives MKVNNGREVLVRKKICRMYLLEKKITAWKCSYVLCGTIFILMVFVIHMRFNREFNIETVISSTGSICQGRRIYMYNLPEKFNSLLLKNCSGQIVPWLNFCPHAQNDGFGSAIGNHSGWYASDLYMVELVFHRRMMEYPCLVDSMESADAFFVPYYSGLDALRFLYGPEKIRRSEQGAELVDWLEENGGWRWRKKGGADHFIVTGRTVWDLCEVSREWGTGLLELEALENVTVLCVEGRTWVTREQAVPYLTSFHPESVEEVGKWRGRVESAERISLFAFVGGERKEVGLRQAIIWQCRNSSRCDFLNCGEIKCSHRPVAVMEKLLTAEFCLQPPGDSPTRRSTFDGLIAGCIPVFFRNDSAYQQYTWHLPRDTDSYSVFIPEERVVHGGLRIEDVLDSYSRERRRKMRENIVGIIPQLIYMNIGASRGVLKDAFDVSLEGVLRSAGQASVTVP, from the coding sequence ATGAAGGTGAACAATGGTAGAGAGGTACTGGTTAGAAAGAAGATTTGCAGGATGTATCTGTTAGAAAAAAAGATCACGGCATGGAAATGTTCCTATGTATTGTGTGGGACGATTTTCATTCTCATGGTTTTCGTAATCCACATGAGATTTAACAGGGAATTCAACATAGAGACTGTGATTTCATCGACTGGTAGTATTTGCCAGGGGAGGCGGATCTACATGTACAATTTGCCGGAGAAATTCAACAGTTTGTTGCTGAAAAACTGCAGCGGGCAGATTGTTCCGTGGCTCAATTTTTGCCCCCACGCCCAAAATGACGGCTTTGGAAGCGCAATAGGTAATCACAGTGGGTGGTACGCCTCGGATTTGTACATGGTGGAGCTCGTCTTTCACAGACGGATGATGGAATACCCATGCCTGGTGGATTCCATGGAGTCGGCTGATGCGTTTTTTGTGCCGTATTATAGTGGTCTGGATGCGTTGCGGTTTCTCTACGGGCCTGAGAAAATCCGGAGGAGTGAGCAGGGGGCGGAGCTCGTGGATTGGCTGGAGGAAAACGGcgggtggaggtggaggaaaaAGGGAGGCGCGGATCATTTTATTGTAACGGGTCGGACCGTGTGGGATCTGTGTGAGGTTAGCCGTGAGTGGGGCACGGGTCTGTTGGAGCTCGAGGCATTGGAGAATGTGACGGTGCTTTGCGTTGAGGGGAGAACGTGGGTCACCCGTGAACAGGCCGTTCCGTACCTGACGTCGTTTCATCCGGAGTCGGTCGAAGAGGTGGGAAAATGGAGGGGCCGGGTTGAATCGGCGGAGAGGATTTCTTTGTTTGCATTTGTCGGCGGGGAGCGGAAAGAAGTGGGGCTGAGGCAGGCGATCATATGGCAGTGTAGGAATTCGTCGAGGTGTGATTTTTTGAACTGTGGGGAGATCAAGTGCAGTCACAGGCCGGTGGCGGTGATGGAGAAGTTGTTGACGGCGGAGTTTTGTTTGCAGCCGCCTGGTGATTCCCCCACCCGACGGTCCACATTCGATGGCTTGATTGCCGGGTGTATTCCGGTGTTTTTCAGGAATGATTCTGCGTATCAGCAATATACGTGGCATCTTCCCAGGGATACGGATTCGTATTCTGTGTTTATACCTGAAGAAAGGGTTGTTCATGGAGGACTGAGAATTGAAGATGTGCTGGATTCTTATtcgagggagaggaggaggaaaaTGAGAGAGAATATTGTTGGGATTATTCCGCAGTTGATTTACATGAACATTGGGGCTTCTCGGGGTGTTTTGAAGGATGCTTTTGATGTGAGTTTAGAGGGCGTTCTTCGTAGTGCTGGGCAAGCCAGTGTTACAGTTCCATAG